CCAAGGCGGTTTCGGCGATTATGGCGCAGCCTTTAACGCCGAGCGCGCTGGAATTTCTCGACACCGGCGCGCTGGCGCTGATACGCGGACGCTACCCCGACATGCTGCCGTCCGATGCGCGCGCGCTGTTGATGATAGAAGTGGACGGCTCCACGCAATCGATCGGCGACGACATCGCAGCGATGATCGCAGCGTGCCGCAATAGCGGGCTGCTGCGAGCCGAAGCTGTCGCCGACGCCGCCGCACTGTGGGCGGCACGCAAAGCCCTGTCCCCGCTATTGCGCGACATCGCGCCGAAAAAGATCAATGAAGATATCGTCGTTCCGGTATCGAGGCTCGCCGAATTGATGGAAGGGCTGGCCGCACTCAGCGGGCGCCACGGCATCGCCAACGTTAATTTCGGCCATGCCGGCAACGGCAACATTCATGTCAATCTGCTCGTTGACTCGCGGAATGTCGAACAGATGCGCCGGGCCGAAGTGTGTCTCGATCAGGTATTCGATCTCGTCCTGGCGCTGAACGGAACCTTATCCGGCGAGCACGGCGTTGGCAGCGAAAAGCGCGCTTTTATAACGAAGGAAATCAATCCCGCGACCTTGAGCCTGATGAAAGCCATCAAACGAAGTTTCGATCCGAACAATATTCTGAATCCCGGGAAACTCTTTCCTGTTTGAACTTGGCGCCTCCGGCCTGAAGCGGCGTCATTCCGTGGAGCGCTCATTTATCGCGCAGGACCAACTGAATTTTGTCAGGGTTCAGTTCGAGCCGCGAATATTGCAATTCATCACCGCCCTTGAGTTGGGCGGCGATCGCGAACGCGATGTTGGCGACGACCAGCGAGAGAAACACCCATTTCATGGCGATACCGGCGTGCGGCCCAGGACCAACAGGCCCTCGAGCACAAGATTATCCACGAGCTTGAGCTTCAGGTTAAGGTGCGGCCGCAAGGTCGCCGCGTCGCCGCCGCTGAGTATGCACACAGGTTTTCTTCCCCAGACTATCGATGCTTCCTGCGCCATTTGTTGTACCGCGCCAGCCATGGCTTGAACGGCGCCGCTGGCAATTGCGTCTCCCGTGTTCAGCGGAAAGTGCGCGAATTCGCCTGACTGCAAAGCCAGCGCGGCGGTATTTACCGCCAGCGCCTGCCGCATCAAGGTATAGCCGGGCACGATGATGCCCCCTATGAAGACGCCGTCGTCCGAAAGCGCATCGATGGTTAATGCGGTTCCGGCGTTGACGACCAGACAGGCGTCGCGAAGCCGATGTCGTGCGCCGATCAAAGCGGCCCATCGGTCGGCTCCGAGTTGACCGGGATTCTCATAGGAATTGCGTACACCGAACGCTAAGATGCTCGAATTCACCCATGTCGGAGGAACACGCCAGCGCGCGACTGCACCAAGCAACCCTGCCCGTACGCGTTCGCCAGCCACATTCACGATCATGATTCGTTCGGGCGCGGGCAAGGCGGCCCATGCTGTCGCCAATTCGGCAACGTCGCCGGCGCGGCCGCTCGCAATCCAATCGATATCGTTGTGCAGACCCCATTTTATGCGACTGTTGCCGGCATCGATCGCAAGTATCATTTGATGGGTTCAGCGGTCGCTGCAGCCAGGCGCAGAGCCGAGACTCATGCAGTTGGGCGCGGCATACAGTTCGCCGCTGTGGAAGTGCTTTTCGCCGGTCGCTGTTCGCAAACGCAAAGCGCCTTGAGCGGTAACGCCGAGCGCGACCCCGGTTTCGACTCTCTTCCCCGGCAAATCGAGTCGCACGGTTTGATTCTGAAAGGCATGCATACGCTGCCATTCCTCGCGGAACGCTGGAAATCCGCGCTTCTCGAAACGGTCGAGGACATCGACCAATTCATCGAGCAGTCGGGCGAATAATGGGTTCCGCGATGGGGCGGGGCTGTCACCCGGAGCCAGATGCGTCAGGTCGGCAGCCGGTTGGCCGATACGCGCCTTGATTTTATCCGGAAGCACGACGTTCAATCCGACGCCGATGATCGCGGTACCCGGTCCGAGTGCATCGCCCGAGAGTTCAATGAGAATGCCGGCAAGTTTGTGCTTGCGAATGAGCACGTCGTTAGGCCACTTCAACCCGGCATCCATACAACCGAAGGCGCGCAGGGCCCGCACCAGAGCGACACCGATCGCCAGGCTCAGGCCCGCCAGAAAGCCGGCGCCCGTCGCGAACCGCCAGGCAAGCGAGAACATCAGCCCTTGCGCGACTGCCGCCTGCCAGCGCCGCTCGAAGCGTCCCCGGCCGCCGCTTTGCCATTCCGCCGCGAGTACGCTGCCATGCGCCGCGCGGCCATCGTGCAGTCGGCGCAGCAATTCGCGGTTGGTCGAATCGATGCTGTCGACGAGTTGTAGATCGATGCCGCAGTGTTTTGTTTGCCGGCGGAGGTACGCCGGGTCGAGCCAATCGAGCTTTTCCCGAATGCGATAGCCTCGTCCCCGCACCGCATTCAGAGTGACGCCGATTCGATCCAGCGGCTGGACGGCCTGCCGGATGCTTGCACGCGACACACCAAGCTCGCACGCGAGTTTTTCCCCGGAATGGAACTCGCCATCGGTCAACACGCGCAGCAAGTCGAAGGTCAGCGGCTTCACGAACACAGCTTCGGTGCCTAGATAAGTCTGACCCGGGCAAATTTCCGCTTTCCCACCTGAACCACCGCATTCACACCCGACCCCAGCTTGAGAGCCTGATCACCGACTTTCTCGCCGTCGATTTTCACGCCGCCTTGCGCGATCATTCGCATCGCTTCCGAAGTGCTTGCACTCAGGCCGGCCTGCTTCAAGACCTGGCTCAGCGCCAGCTCGCCACCCTGGGTCCGAAGTGTGATTTCGGCGAGGTCTGCGGGGATTGCGCCCTGCCTGAAGCGCGCCTCAAAATCGGCCAAGGCTGCTTCGGCGGCGGAGCGGTCATGAAAACGCGCGACGATTTCCTGCGCGAAACGTACTTTGATGTCGCGCGGATTTTGTCCGGCGTCGACCGCGGATTTCCACGCCTCGATGGTTGCCGTGGATTCGAACGACAGGAGTTCGATGTAGCGCCACATGAGCTCATCCGAGATCGACATTAGCTTGCCGAAAATCTGTTGCGGCGCATCGCTGATGCCGACGTAGTTACCGAGCGACTTGGACATTTTGTTGACGCCGTCGAGGCCTTGCAGCAGCGGCATGGTCAATATGCACTGCGGCGGCTGCCCGACGTGCTTTTGCAACTCGCGGCCCATCAGCAGGTTGAATTTCTGATCGGTGCCGCCGACCTCGATATCGGTTTTCAGCGCGACAGAGTCGTAGCCCTGGATCAGCGGATAAAGGAATTCATGAATCGCGATCGCTTGATTGTTTTTATAGCGCTTGCCGAAATCATCGCGTTCCAGCATGCGCGCCACCGTATAAGTGCCGGCCAGGCGGATCAAATCCGCCGCAGTCATCGCATTCAACCAGCTTGAATTGAAAACGACTTCGGTACGCCCAGCATCCAGAATCTTGAATACTTGTTCCCGGTAGGATTTGGCGTTT
This region of Burkholderiales bacterium genomic DNA includes:
- a CDS encoding biotin--[acetyl-CoA-carboxylase] ligase; translation: MKPLTFDLLRVLTDGEFHSGEKLACELGVSRASIRQAVQPLDRIGVTLNAVRGRGYRIREKLDWLDPAYLRRQTKHCGIDLQLVDSIDSTNRELLRRLHDGRAAHGSVLAAEWQSGGRGRFERRWQAAVAQGLMFSLAWRFATGAGFLAGLSLAIGVALVRALRAFGCMDAGLKWPNDVLIRKHKLAGILIELSGDALGPGTAIIGVGLNVVLPDKIKARIGQPAADLTHLAPGDSPAPSRNPLFARLLDELVDVLDRFEKRGFPAFREEWQRMHAFQNQTVRLDLPGKRVETGVALGVTAQGALRLRTATGEKHFHSGELYAAPNCMSLGSAPGCSDR
- a CDS encoding tyrosine--tRNA ligase; this translates as MSRQIDSIKRGADELLVEEEFRQKIGSGQPLRVKAGFDPTAPDLHLGHTVLLNKLWQFQEYGHRVFFLIGDFTGMIGDPTGKNTTRPPLSREQIVENAKSYREQVFKILDAGRTEVVFNSSWLNAMTAADLIRLAGTYTVARMLERDDFGKRYKNNQAIAIHEFLYPLIQGYDSVALKTDIEVGGTDQKFNLLMGRELQKHVGQPPQCILTMPLLQGLDGVNKMSKSLGNYVGISDAPQQIFGKLMSISDELMWRYIELLSFESTATIEAWKSAVDAGQNPRDIKVRFAQEIVARFHDRSAAEAALADFEARFRQGAIPADLAEITLRTQGGELALSQVLKQAGLSASTSEAMRMIAQGGVKIDGEKVGDQALKLGSGVNAVVQVGKRKFARVRLI
- a CDS encoding type III pantothenate kinase, with protein sequence MILAIDAGNSRIKWGLHNDIDWIASGRAGDVAELATAWAALPAPERIMIVNVAGERVRAGLLGAVARWRVPPTWVNSSILAFGVRNSYENPGQLGADRWAALIGARHRLRDACLVVNAGTALTIDALSDDGVFIGGIIVPGYTLMRQALAVNTAALALQSGEFAHFPLNTGDAIASGAVQAMAGAVQQMAQEASIVWGRKPVCILSGGDAATLRPHLNLKLKLVDNLVLEGLLVLGRTPVSP